Below is a genomic region from Treponema sp. OMZ 798.
TCAAGTCCGGCCTATTCTCCTCGACAAAAATTAAAAAAAGCGGTATAATAGCTTCGATGAAAACAAAACAAACATTAATTCAAACTAAACTTTTTTCATTTGAAGATAAAAAGTACAAGGACTTTAATAAAAAGCTGATTCCTAATATTGATGAAAATACTATGATAGGCATAAGAACGCCTGTCTTACGTAAATTTGCAAAGGAGTTTTTTAAGTCGGAACCGGAAGCGGTATCGGCCTTTATGAAGGATGTGCCGCACAAGTACTTTGAAGAGAACAACCTGCACTGCTTTTTTATTGAAAATATAAAAGATTTTGATGAAGCGGTAAAAGAAACCGAAAAGTTTTTGCCCTACATCGACAACTGGGCAACCTGCGACAGCTTCTCTCCCAAACTGTTTAAAAAATACCACGAAGAAATTTACAAAAAAATTTTGGTGTGGATAAAATCGAAACATACCTATACCGTAAGGTACGCTATAGGGCTTTTATTATCGAATTATCTTGATGAGCATTTTAAACCCGAAATGCTTGAGCTTGTTTCAAAAATCAGATC
It encodes:
- a CDS encoding DNA alkylation repair protein, translating into MKTKQTLIQTKLFSFEDKKYKDFNKKLIPNIDENTMIGIRTPVLRKFAKEFFKSEPEAVSAFMKDVPHKYFEENNLHCFFIENIKDFDEAVKETEKFLPYIDNWATCDSFSPKLFKKYHEEIYKKILVWIKSKHTYTVRYAIGLLLSNYLDEHFKPEMLELVSKIRSDDYYVNMMIAWYFSIALVKQYKTAIPYIEEKKLDTFTHNKAIQKAIESYQIPKEVKELLRGMKVRTQ